From the genome of Spinacia oleracea cultivar Varoflay chromosome 2, BTI_SOV_V1, whole genome shotgun sequence, one region includes:
- the LOC110779253 gene encoding F-box/FBD/LRR-repeat protein At1g13570-like → MASSKISRHLTDESNQDLISNLPSIAIEKILKRLPIRMAARMSVLSTKWKDIWLSHRHLVFNATFWEDVRGGNIMQSNYGALVAEKVSRIVSNILFHHNGPLHKFYFCIPWYAKGACINLSQWLSFLSRICVKKIVLSHWHDRITIPSYIFVCKELVKLRLGHFVLNPPPRDFKGFANLWSLELVDIQFKYDMFGTLIASCPRLKVLRLEDCTGLDHVIIDVPSLESLIIKGVLCYLSFKNIVRLNNISLCLDNKIENPEGKVVALDSITDLATSCELQYLQFGGRFCEFLAAGGVEKSFPLVFNHLHKLCLTKLNFGHTDVYRFVFGMIQSCPHVKDLEISVESTIDVPKHKIDWNDNYKLSHLTRVKFTGVTGSSAELKFIEYVLAISVELEIFLFRCGHLDATSELKVSRNLLRLRRASTKAQLVCLE, encoded by the exons ATGGCTTCTTCCAAAATTTCTAGGCACCTTACTGATGAATCTAATCAAGATTTAATCAGTAATCTACCTAGTATCGCGATTGAAAAAATTCTTAAACGCTTGCCAATTAGAATGGCAGCTAGGATGAGCGTGTTATCAACAAAATGGAAGGATATTTGGTTGTCTCATAGGCACCTTGTCTTTAATGCAACGTTCTGGGAAGACGTGAGAGGAGGAAACATTATGCAAAGTAACTATGGAGCACTAGTTGCAGAAAAAGTCAGCAGAATTGTTAGCAATATACTCTTCCATCACAATGGCCCTTTACACAAATTCTATTTTTGTATTCCATGGTATGCGAAAGGAGCTTGCATCAATCTCAGTCAATGGTTATCTTTTCTTTCAAGGATTTGTGTCAAAAAGATAGTTCTTTCACATTGGCATGACCGCATCACCATTCCTTCTTATATTTTCGTATGCAAAGAGTTGGTGAAGTTGAGACTCGGGCATTTTGTTTTGAATCCTCCACCTCGTGACTTCAAGGGCTTTGCTAATCTTTGGAGTCTTGAGCTAGTCGATATCCAATTCAAGTATGATATGTTTGGGACTTTGATTGCAAGTTGTCCTAGGCTAAAAGTGTTAAGGCTCGAGGATTGCACTGGCTTAGATCATGTTATTATCGATGTACCTAGTCTTGAAAGCTTAATTATCAAGGGCGTATTGTGTTATCTGAGTTTCAAAAATATTGTACGGCTTAATAACATCTCACTTTGTTTAGACAATAAGATTGAGAATCCTGAAGGTAAGGTAGTAGCACTTGACTCCATCACGGATCTTGCAACTTCATGTGAACTTCAATACCTTCAGTTTGGGGGCCGTTTCTGTGAG TTCTTGGCTGCAGGTGGTGTTGAAAAATCGTTTCCTCTGGTTTTTAACCAccttcataagctttgtttgacaAAACTAAACTTTGGCCACACAGATGTATATCGTTTTGTTTTTGGCATGATTCAGAGTTGTCCTCACGTTAAGGATCTTGAAATTTCA GTGGAATCAACCATAGATGTCCCTAAGCACAAAATTGACTGGAATGACAACTACAAGTTGAGCCATCTTACTAGAGTGAAGTTTACAGGCGTTACAGGATCAAGTGCAGAGCTAAAATTCATTGAGTACGTGCTTGCTATTTCGGTAGAACTAGAAATTTTTCTCTTTAGGTGTGGACATCTTGATGCCACTTCTGAGCTAAAGGTGTCAAGAAATCTGTTGCGGCTCCGGAGAGCATCAACAAAGGCACAACTTGTTTGTTTAGAGTAA
- the LOC110779252 gene encoding glutathione hydrolase 3 isoform X1, which produces MVNQNPLLGRSSHKNSKVNNTWGKFVFSFIALLTITGLAFGSSKSSWLGTTQKQFNGKAQDDGPGIVESGKGVVAADDRRCSEVGALMLRLGGHAVDAAVATALCVGVVNPMASGIGGGAFMVVRSASTSEALAFDMRETAPSAASENMYTKNPEAKVSGPLSMGVPGELAGLHEAWKKYGRLPWKTLFEPAIQFAKNGFEVLPYLEKNILKYEKKIRADPGLRQVFAPKGQLLQKGDICYNVKLAESLKAVSEQGPQVFYNGTVGEKLVKDVREAGGILTVEDLRNYKVKVTNALAADVLGFKILGMPPPSSGTLGMTLILNILNNYGSFNAIEGSLGLHRLIEAMKHMFAIRMNLGDPAFVNITKYMSDMTSSSFAEEIWHKIYDNTTFPPEYYMSRWSQLQDHGTSHFCIVDSERNAVSVTTTVNYAFGGGVLSPSTGIVLNNEMDDFSTPAEVSPDKLPPSPANFIQPGKRPLSSMTPLIILKDDQLAGVIGGSGGMNIIPAVTQVFLNHFVLGMKPLTSVQSPRVYHKLIPNVVSYENVTVIDGEHIELPKGKRIFLEKRGHQLKPIEIGAICQLIVQTFESSVDLGRKTGRKIGNTYLGTLTAVSDPRKDGRPAAV; this is translated from the exons ATGGTGAATCAGAATCCTCTTCTGGGCAGAAGCAGCCATAAAAATTCTAAGGTCAACAACACTTGGGGCAAATTTGTCTTTTCCTTTATTGCTTTACTCACCATCACAG GCCTTGCTTTTGGAAGCAGCAAGAGTTCTTGGTTAGGAACCACACAGAAGCAGTTCAATGGAAAAGCACAAGATGATGGTCCTGGAATTGTGGAGTCAGGGAAAGGGGTTGTTGCAGCTGATGATCGCCGCTGCTCAGAGGTTGGAGCTTTGATGCTCAGACTAGGCGGTCATGCTGTTGATGCTGCTGTTGCCACTGCTTTGTGTGTTGGGGTTGTTAATCCTATGGCTAGTGGAATAGGGGGTGGTGCTTTTATGGTTGTCAGGTCTGCATCAACATCTGAAGCTTTAGCATTTGATATGAGAGAAACTGCTCCTTCAGCTGCTTCTGAG AACATGTACACGAAAAATCCTGAGGCGAAGGTTTCAGGCCCCTTGTCGATGGGTGTACCTGGTGAGCTGGCAGGTCTCCATGAAGCGTGGAAGAAGTATGGGCGACTTCCATGGAAAACTCTATTCGAACCTGCCATACAGTTTGCTAAAAATGGCTTTGAGGTTCTTCCCTATCTAGAAAAGAACATCTTAAAATATGAGAAGAAAATCAGGGCTGATCCTGGCTTGAGGCAAGTGTTTGCACCAAAAGGACAGCTCTTGCAGAAAGGGGACATATGCTACAATGTAAAGCTTGCAGAAAGCTTGAAAGCAGTATCAGAACAAGGGCCACAAGTCTTCTACAATGGCACAGTTGGTGAAAAGTTAGTGAAGGATGTGAGAGAGGCAGGTGGGATTCTGACAGTGGAGGATCTAAGGAATTACAAAGTTAAAGTGACGAATGCTTTAGCAGCGGATGTATTGGGGTTTAAAATACTAGGAATGCCACCTCCTTCAAGTGGAACCCTGGGAATGACCTTG ATATTAAACATACTTAACAACTACGGGAGCTTCAATGCAATTGAAGGATCTTTAGGCTTACATAGACTGATTGAAGCAATGAAGCATATGTTTGCTATCAGAATGAACTTGGGTGATCCTGCTTTTGTTAACATTACAAAGTATATGTCCGACATGACTTCCTCGTCTTTTGCAGAGGAAATTTGGCATAAGATATATGATAACACAACGTTCCCTCCTGAATACTACATGAGCAG GTGGAGTCAGCTACAAGATCATGGAACGAGTCATTTTTGCATTGTTGATTCAGAGAGAAATGCGGTGTCAGTAACAACAACAGTGAACTATGCATTTGGAGGTGGGGTGCTATCACCATCTACCGGGATTGTGTTAAATAACGAGATGGATGATTTTTCAACTCCTGCAGAAGTAAGTCCTGACAAACTCCCTCCCAGTCCTGCGAATTTCATACAACCAGGAAAAAGACCCTTGTCTTCTATGACTCCCCTCATTATTCTCAAG GACGATCAATTGGCTGGAGTCATAGGGGGTAGTGGTGGGATGAACATTATTCCGGCAGTAACCCAAGTTTTCCTTAACCATTTTGTTCTGGGAATGAAACCCCTCACTTCTGTCCAAAGTCCAAGAGTATATCACAAG CTAATTCCGAATGTAGTCTCATACGAGAATGTGACTGTGATTGACGGGGAGCACATTGAACTCCCCAAAGGAAAGAGGATTTTCTTGGAAAAGAGGGGTCACCAACTAAAGCCTATTGAAATTGGAGCAATTTGCCAGCTGATTGTTCAGACATTTGAAAGTTCAGTTGATCTAGGCCGAAAAACTGGAAGGAAAATTGGTAATACATATCTTGGTACTCTTACTGCAGTAAGTGACCCTAGAAAAGATGGAAGGCCTGCAGCAGTGTAA
- the LOC110779252 gene encoding glutathione hydrolase 3 isoform X2, producing the protein MLRLGGHAVDAAVATALCVGVVNPMASGIGGGAFMVVRSASTSEALAFDMRETAPSAASENMYTKNPEAKVSGPLSMGVPGELAGLHEAWKKYGRLPWKTLFEPAIQFAKNGFEVLPYLEKNILKYEKKIRADPGLRQVFAPKGQLLQKGDICYNVKLAESLKAVSEQGPQVFYNGTVGEKLVKDVREAGGILTVEDLRNYKVKVTNALAADVLGFKILGMPPPSSGTLGMTLILNILNNYGSFNAIEGSLGLHRLIEAMKHMFAIRMNLGDPAFVNITKYMSDMTSSSFAEEIWHKIYDNTTFPPEYYMSRWSQLQDHGTSHFCIVDSERNAVSVTTTVNYAFGGGVLSPSTGIVLNNEMDDFSTPAEVSPDKLPPSPANFIQPGKRPLSSMTPLIILKDDQLAGVIGGSGGMNIIPAVTQVFLNHFVLGMKPLTSVQSPRVYHKLIPNVVSYENVTVIDGEHIELPKGKRIFLEKRGHQLKPIEIGAICQLIVQTFESSVDLGRKTGRKIGNTYLGTLTAVSDPRKDGRPAAV; encoded by the exons ATGCTCAGACTAGGCGGTCATGCTGTTGATGCTGCTGTTGCCACTGCTTTGTGTGTTGGGGTTGTTAATCCTATGGCTAGTGGAATAGGGGGTGGTGCTTTTATGGTTGTCAGGTCTGCATCAACATCTGAAGCTTTAGCATTTGATATGAGAGAAACTGCTCCTTCAGCTGCTTCTGAG AACATGTACACGAAAAATCCTGAGGCGAAGGTTTCAGGCCCCTTGTCGATGGGTGTACCTGGTGAGCTGGCAGGTCTCCATGAAGCGTGGAAGAAGTATGGGCGACTTCCATGGAAAACTCTATTCGAACCTGCCATACAGTTTGCTAAAAATGGCTTTGAGGTTCTTCCCTATCTAGAAAAGAACATCTTAAAATATGAGAAGAAAATCAGGGCTGATCCTGGCTTGAGGCAAGTGTTTGCACCAAAAGGACAGCTCTTGCAGAAAGGGGACATATGCTACAATGTAAAGCTTGCAGAAAGCTTGAAAGCAGTATCAGAACAAGGGCCACAAGTCTTCTACAATGGCACAGTTGGTGAAAAGTTAGTGAAGGATGTGAGAGAGGCAGGTGGGATTCTGACAGTGGAGGATCTAAGGAATTACAAAGTTAAAGTGACGAATGCTTTAGCAGCGGATGTATTGGGGTTTAAAATACTAGGAATGCCACCTCCTTCAAGTGGAACCCTGGGAATGACCTTG ATATTAAACATACTTAACAACTACGGGAGCTTCAATGCAATTGAAGGATCTTTAGGCTTACATAGACTGATTGAAGCAATGAAGCATATGTTTGCTATCAGAATGAACTTGGGTGATCCTGCTTTTGTTAACATTACAAAGTATATGTCCGACATGACTTCCTCGTCTTTTGCAGAGGAAATTTGGCATAAGATATATGATAACACAACGTTCCCTCCTGAATACTACATGAGCAG GTGGAGTCAGCTACAAGATCATGGAACGAGTCATTTTTGCATTGTTGATTCAGAGAGAAATGCGGTGTCAGTAACAACAACAGTGAACTATGCATTTGGAGGTGGGGTGCTATCACCATCTACCGGGATTGTGTTAAATAACGAGATGGATGATTTTTCAACTCCTGCAGAAGTAAGTCCTGACAAACTCCCTCCCAGTCCTGCGAATTTCATACAACCAGGAAAAAGACCCTTGTCTTCTATGACTCCCCTCATTATTCTCAAG GACGATCAATTGGCTGGAGTCATAGGGGGTAGTGGTGGGATGAACATTATTCCGGCAGTAACCCAAGTTTTCCTTAACCATTTTGTTCTGGGAATGAAACCCCTCACTTCTGTCCAAAGTCCAAGAGTATATCACAAG CTAATTCCGAATGTAGTCTCATACGAGAATGTGACTGTGATTGACGGGGAGCACATTGAACTCCCCAAAGGAAAGAGGATTTTCTTGGAAAAGAGGGGTCACCAACTAAAGCCTATTGAAATTGGAGCAATTTGCCAGCTGATTGTTCAGACATTTGAAAGTTCAGTTGATCTAGGCCGAAAAACTGGAAGGAAAATTGGTAATACATATCTTGGTACTCTTACTGCAGTAAGTGACCCTAGAAAAGATGGAAGGCCTGCAGCAGTGTAA